One part of the Thermoanaerobacterium sp. CMT5567-10 genome encodes these proteins:
- a CDS encoding CBO0543 family protein — MQWLIVSIVSWLIFILLIDLKQIKYTIWAGILAVICQLIIDNMAFHLKLYDFKNDIIEIFNSSLFFTFGAPFTIGTIFAQTYPKNRMLRFINIFVSTALFFGIEYALKLSGVLYYIHWHYFYSIVIDILALMSLGNFITIFKLAPWMRSK, encoded by the coding sequence ATGCAATGGCTGATAGTTTCAATAGTTTCATGGTTAATTTTTATATTGCTTATAGACTTAAAGCAGATAAAGTATACAATATGGGCAGGAATTCTAGCTGTCATATGCCAGTTAATAATTGACAACATGGCATTTCACTTGAAACTATATGACTTTAAAAACGATATTATAGAGATTTTTAATTCTTCACTTTTCTTTACTTTTGGAGCGCCATTTACAATAGGAACTATATTTGCTCAAACTTATCCTAAGAATAGAATGCTTAGATTTATCAATATTTTTGTTTCAACGGCACTGTTTTTTGGGATTGAATATGCATTAAAGCTTTCAGGCGTTCTTTATTACATACACTGGCATTATTTTTACAGTATAGTGATAGATATTTTAGCTTTAATGTCATTAGGAAATTTCATTACGATATTCAAGTTAGCACCGTGGATGAGAAGTAAATAA
- a CDS encoding glutamate synthase-related protein, whose protein sequence is MSLNYLTPEFKVLRDYDRCINCKVCMRQCANEVHSYDEDLDKMIADDYKCVNCQRCVVMCPTHALTIIKHPQVFRENANWTYDAIRDIYRQAETGGVLLSAMGNDRPYPIYWDKMVINASQVTNPSIDPLREPMELKIFIGRKPDKIELDENLNVKTKMPPQLKLNFPIMFSAMSYGSISYNAHASLARAAKELGIYYNTGEGGLHKDFRKYGENTIVQVASGRFGVDREYLKTAAAVEIKIGQGAKPGIGGHLPGEKVSEDISETRMIPVGSDAISPAPHHDIYSIEDLSQLIYSLKEATDYKKPVGVKIAAVNNVAAIASGIARAGADYIAIDGFRGGTGAAPKRIRDNVGIPIEFAIASVDSRLRSEGIRHTISLVAAGSIRNSADIIKAIALGADAVYIGSAALIAIGCHMCQQCNTGKCNWGIATQDPNLVKRLNPEIGYKRLINLITAWGHEIQEMLGGMGINDIESLKGNRLMLRGIGMTQKELDILGILAAGE, encoded by the coding sequence ATGAGCCTTAATTACCTCACTCCAGAATTCAAGGTATTAAGAGATTATGATAGATGTATAAATTGCAAAGTCTGTATGAGACAATGCGCCAATGAAGTCCACAGCTATGATGAAGATTTAGACAAAATGATAGCAGATGATTACAAATGTGTAAACTGTCAAAGATGCGTTGTAATGTGTCCCACACATGCTTTGACAATCATAAAACACCCTCAGGTGTTTCGCGAAAATGCAAACTGGACATACGACGCAATAAGAGATATATACAGGCAGGCAGAAACTGGAGGTGTACTTCTGTCTGCGATGGGAAATGACAGACCATATCCAATCTATTGGGATAAGATGGTAATCAACGCAAGCCAGGTTACAAATCCCTCAATTGACCCATTGAGAGAGCCAATGGAACTTAAAATATTTATAGGAAGAAAACCTGACAAGATAGAACTGGATGAAAATTTAAATGTAAAAACAAAGATGCCTCCACAACTTAAATTAAATTTTCCTATCATGTTTTCTGCTATGTCTTATGGTTCCATAAGTTACAATGCTCATGCTTCACTGGCAAGGGCAGCAAAAGAATTAGGAATATATTACAATACTGGTGAAGGTGGTCTTCACAAGGATTTTAGAAAATACGGCGAAAACACCATCGTTCAAGTTGCATCTGGCAGATTTGGAGTTGATAGAGAATATTTAAAAACGGCAGCAGCAGTAGAAATAAAGATAGGTCAAGGTGCAAAGCCAGGAATCGGCGGACATTTGCCTGGTGAAAAAGTCAGTGAAGACATATCTGAAACAAGAATGATACCTGTCGGTAGCGATGCTATCTCACCTGCACCCCATCACGACATATATTCTATCGAAGATTTGAGCCAATTGATTTACTCATTAAAAGAAGCCACAGACTATAAAAAACCTGTCGGTGTGAAGATAGCCGCTGTAAACAATGTTGCAGCAATAGCATCAGGCATTGCAAGGGCCGGTGCAGATTACATTGCTATAGATGGGTTTAGAGGCGGTACAGGTGCAGCTCCAAAGCGCATAAGAGATAACGTAGGCATTCCTATTGAATTTGCAATAGCATCTGTCGACTCAAGACTTCGCTCTGAAGGCATAAGGCACACCATTTCCCTCGTCGCTGCAGGAAGCATTAGAAACAGTGCAGACATAATAAAAGCAATTGCCCTTGGAGCCGATGCAGTGTATATAGGTTCTGCAGCTTTAATCGCCATTGGATGCCATATGTGTCAACAATGTAATACTGGAAAGTGCAACTGGGGCATCGCAACTCAAGATCCAAACTTAGTAAAAAGATTAAATCCTGAAATTGGATACAAGAGGCTTATAAACCTTATTACAGCATGGGGACATGAGATACAAGAAATGCTTGGCGGTATGGGAATAAATGATATTGAAAGCTTAAAAGGCAACAGGCTGATGCTGAGAGGAATAGGCATGACCCAGAAAGAGTTAGATATATTAGGCATACTAGCCGCCGGTGAATAA
- a CDS encoding ABC transporter ATP-binding protein, with product MADVVLKHVYKTYQGGVTAVKDFNLEIKDKEFIVLVGPSGCGKSTTLRMVAGLEEISQGELYIDGKLVNDVPPKDRDIAMVFQNYALYPHMTVYDNMAFGLKLRKVPRAEIDQKVKEAARILGIEEYLKRKPKALSGGQRQRVALGRAIVRNPKVFLMDEPLSNLDAKLRVQMRTEIAKLHDRLQTTFIYVTHDQTEAMTMGSRIVVMKDGVIQQVDKPQVIYEHPDNLFVAGFIGSPQMNFIDARLESSDGKVYASFKGFKIVVPDGIVKRLKDESYIGKEVVLGIRPEDLHDEEVFLEAYPESVIETKVDVTELMGSETYLYLDLQGQPLTARVDPRSTAKAGDVIKIGIDTNKLHLFDKQTEVTILNR from the coding sequence ATGGCTGATGTTGTTCTTAAACATGTATACAAAACATATCAAGGTGGAGTAACGGCTGTTAAAGATTTTAACTTAGAAATAAAGGACAAAGAATTTATAGTTTTAGTAGGCCCATCTGGATGTGGAAAATCTACGACATTGAGGATGGTTGCAGGTCTTGAGGAGATAAGTCAAGGAGAATTATATATCGATGGAAAGCTAGTAAATGATGTACCACCAAAGGACAGAGATATAGCTATGGTGTTCCAGAATTATGCATTGTATCCACACATGACAGTTTATGACAACATGGCTTTCGGCTTGAAGCTGAGAAAAGTACCGAGAGCGGAGATAGACCAAAAAGTAAAAGAAGCAGCTAGAATACTCGGAATAGAAGAGTATTTAAAGAGAAAACCAAAAGCGCTGTCAGGTGGACAGAGGCAGAGGGTTGCATTGGGTCGTGCTATTGTACGTAATCCGAAGGTATTCCTTATGGATGAACCTCTTTCAAACCTTGATGCTAAATTAAGAGTACAAATGAGGACAGAAATTGCTAAGCTCCACGATAGACTTCAGACTACATTTATATATGTAACACACGACCAGACAGAAGCTATGACGATGGGTTCAAGGATAGTTGTTATGAAGGATGGTGTCATACAGCAAGTTGACAAGCCACAGGTTATATACGAACATCCAGACAATTTGTTTGTTGCAGGTTTTATTGGAAGTCCACAGATGAACTTCATTGATGCAAGACTTGAAAGTTCAGACGGAAAAGTATATGCATCATTCAAAGGTTTTAAAATTGTAGTTCCTGATGGAATTGTGAAAAGATTAAAAGATGAAAGCTATATAGGTAAAGAAGTTGTATTAGGCATAAGACCTGAAGACCTCCATGATGAGGAAGTATTCCTTGAAGCATATCCAGAAAGTGTAATAGAGACAAAAGTTGATGTTACAGAGCTGATGGGTTCAGAAACTTACCTTTATCTCGATCTGCAGGGACAACCGTTAACAGCAAGAGTTGATCCAAGGTCAACAGCAAAAGCAGGCGATGTTATTAAGATAGGCATAGATACAAATAAACTCCACTTATTTGATAAGCAAACTGAAGTTACAATATTAAACAGATAA
- the lysA gene encoding diaminopimelate decarboxylase — protein MFQGNMRINSKGHLEIAGCDTVKIAKQYGTPLYVIDEEQLRENCRSFYNGFKKNYPGNEVIYASKAFMTTAICKIIEEENLGLDVVSGGELYTALKADFPVKNIYFHGNNKSADELTMALEYNIGCIIVDNWFELNMLNELAFKMGKKPNIYLRVSPGVEAHTHEYIKTGQIDSKFGFPLFNGDALDAIKYALTLDNVNLTGLHCHIGSQIFSYDSYKAEIDIMMNFLKKVKDHTGWEVGELDLGGGFGIAYVEEDDPQPIELIASEIMKSVEEYSKNLNIKMPHIIVEPGRSIIGNAGTTLYTVGAIKNIPGVRKYVSVDGGMADNIRTALYGAKYNAIVANKARKINLEKVSIAGKCCESGDMLIWDIELPQLESGDIIAVTCTGAYNYSMASNYNRLPRPAAVLVNNGEADLIVARETYEDLIRNDVIPQRLLNENKKIINY, from the coding sequence GTGTTCCAAGGAAACATGCGCATAAATTCAAAAGGACATTTAGAAATAGCTGGGTGCGATACAGTTAAAATAGCAAAACAATACGGAACTCCGTTATATGTTATAGATGAAGAACAGCTTAGAGAAAATTGTCGTTCATTTTACAATGGATTTAAAAAGAACTACCCCGGAAATGAAGTGATTTATGCCAGTAAGGCGTTTATGACTACTGCTATTTGTAAAATCATTGAAGAAGAAAATTTAGGCCTTGATGTAGTTTCAGGTGGTGAACTATACACAGCTTTAAAAGCTGATTTCCCTGTCAAAAATATTTATTTCCATGGTAACAATAAATCAGCAGATGAGCTTACTATGGCATTGGAATACAACATTGGCTGCATTATAGTCGATAACTGGTTTGAATTAAATATGTTAAATGAGTTAGCATTTAAAATGGGTAAAAAGCCTAATATCTACTTAAGGGTATCTCCAGGTGTTGAAGCACATACACATGAATACATCAAAACTGGTCAAATTGATTCAAAGTTTGGATTTCCGCTTTTTAATGGAGATGCGCTTGATGCTATAAAGTATGCACTAACATTGGATAATGTCAATTTAACTGGTCTTCATTGCCACATTGGTTCGCAAATATTTAGCTACGATTCATATAAGGCAGAAATTGACATTATGATGAATTTCCTAAAAAAAGTTAAAGATCACACTGGTTGGGAAGTTGGTGAACTTGATTTAGGAGGTGGATTCGGCATTGCATATGTGGAGGAAGATGATCCACAACCAATAGAATTAATAGCAAGCGAAATAATGAAATCTGTTGAAGAATATTCAAAAAACTTAAATATAAAAATGCCCCATATCATCGTAGAACCCGGCCGTTCAATAATAGGAAATGCTGGTACTACATTGTATACAGTTGGCGCAATCAAAAATATACCGGGTGTAAGAAAATACGTTTCAGTTGATGGCGGAATGGCAGATAATATACGCACAGCACTATACGGTGCAAAATACAATGCAATTGTTGCAAACAAAGCTAGAAAAATCAACCTTGAAAAGGTATCTATTGCTGGTAAGTGCTGTGAATCTGGTGATATGCTAATATGGGATATAGAACTTCCACAACTTGAAAGTGGAGATATTATAGCTGTCACTTGCACAGGTGCCTACAATTACTCGATGGCAAGCAATTACAACCGTCTTCCCCGTCCTGCTGCAGTACTTGTAAACAATGGTGAAGCAGATTTGATAGTAGCAAGGGAAACTTACGAAGACTTGATAAGAAATGACGTGATACCACAAAGATTATTAAATGAAAATAAAAAGATTATAAATTATTAA
- a CDS encoding 50S ribosomal protein L25/general stress protein Ctc, translated as MQNVELEAVLRVPGKNAARKLKEKGYIPAILYGKGMESIPLAVETGKLRTIVQKHGRNVLLNLVVNGATHQAILKDEQRDELTGKLIHIDFQRVSMNEKIEAAVPLKIEGIGIIESKGLLVQHQKWELNVESLPTSLPDEIVVDVSNLKIGDTLFVKDVNVPEGVEKVDDPDEVILTIVAPKNADVPETDEGAETSSENG; from the coding sequence ATGCAAAATGTCGAACTTGAAGCAGTATTGAGAGTACCGGGTAAGAATGCGGCCCGCAAATTAAAGGAAAAAGGCTACATTCCCGCCATATTATACGGAAAAGGCATGGAGAGCATTCCACTGGCTGTTGAGACCGGTAAGCTTCGCACAATAGTACAAAAACACGGCAGGAATGTCCTCCTCAATTTAGTAGTAAATGGTGCTACACATCAAGCAATATTAAAAGATGAACAGAGAGATGAGTTGACAGGAAAGCTGATACATATTGACTTTCAGCGTGTTTCTATGAATGAGAAAATTGAGGCAGCAGTACCATTAAAAATAGAAGGTATTGGTATCATTGAGAGCAAAGGCCTACTTGTTCAGCACCAAAAATGGGAGCTCAATGTAGAGTCACTACCTACATCTCTTCCAGATGAAATTGTGGTAGATGTATCGAATCTGAAAATTGGCGATACATTGTTTGTAAAAGATGTAAATGTTCCTGAAGGAGTTGAAAAGGTAGACGATCCTGATGAGGTTATTTTGACAATAGTTGCTCCGAAGAATGCGGACGTGCCTGAAACAGATGAGGGTGCTGAAACTTCATCAGAAAATGGCTAA
- a CDS encoding DUF3800 domain-containing protein: protein MDEQTINIYCDESCHLEHDGNDIMVLGAITSPECEKENIFKIIREIKMKHGLNSWIEVKWTKISDSKVDLYIELIDYFFNNPNLSFRSIIATNKSKLDHIRYNKGSYDLWYYKMYFYLLDPLIDPSNKYRIFIDIKDTKGGPRIKKLHEVLCNNIYDFNQDVIKDIKQISSKESEILQLADILIGALSYYQRNLYETSKNKGKKSVIERIITYNINMSQTTSRSEKKFNIFIWEPRGITNWR, encoded by the coding sequence ATGGATGAACAAACAATTAATATATATTGTGATGAAAGTTGTCATTTAGAACATGATGGTAACGATATAATGGTATTAGGAGCTATAACATCTCCTGAATGTGAGAAAGAAAATATCTTTAAAATTATACGCGAAATTAAAATGAAACATGGTTTAAATTCATGGATTGAAGTAAAATGGACAAAAATATCAGATAGCAAAGTAGATCTTTATATAGAATTAATAGATTATTTCTTTAATAACCCTAATTTGTCGTTTAGAAGTATTATTGCTACTAATAAATCAAAATTGGACCATATACGATATAATAAGGGTAGTTATGATTTATGGTATTATAAAATGTACTTTTACTTGCTAGATCCTTTAATTGATCCATCTAATAAGTATAGAATATTTATTGATATTAAAGATACTAAAGGTGGACCAAGAATAAAAAAGTTACATGAAGTATTATGTAATAATATATATGATTTTAATCAAGATGTTATAAAAGATATCAAACAAATTAGTTCTAAAGAGTCGGAAATTTTGCAACTTGCAGATATATTAATAGGTGCTCTTTCTTATTATCAAAGAAATTTATACGAAACAAGTAAAAATAAGGGTAAGAAGTCAGTTATTGAAAGGATAATAACTTATAATATTAATATGTCTCAAACTACTAGCAGGAGTGAAAAAAAATTTAATATCTTCATTTGGGAACCAAGGGGGATAACAAATTGGAGATGA
- a CDS encoding glycoside hydrolase domain-containing protein — protein MIKKASKNMKGFDTCTPLSLEKAKEFKNAGYDFCIRYVSLSNNRTGDITTKEANNIINAGLALGIVQHVRYPGWKPSASLGQSDAQMALNHLAQVGIPKGITVYVDLEGVASGTSASDIIAYANTWHDVIEQAGYIPGIYVGANSYLTGSQLYNSLKFQHYWKSLSIVPNVVVRGYEMVQLRQINQLGVLIDEDVVYGDNLGNTPIFIFPNMQEEVIPVVGPFQDVPENHWAAQVILDMYNRGLLSKSTAFRPDQPITRAEAVALIDRVLKYLGK, from the coding sequence ATGATTAAAAAAGCATCAAAGAATATGAAAGGCTTTGATACTTGTACTCCACTTTCATTAGAAAAAGCGAAAGAATTTAAAAATGCAGGATATGATTTTTGTATAAGATATGTCTCTCTTAGCAATAACAGGACAGGAGATATAACTACCAAAGAAGCTAATAATATCATAAATGCTGGGCTTGCTTTGGGAATAGTGCAGCATGTTAGATATCCCGGTTGGAAGCCTTCAGCTAGTTTGGGACAAAGCGACGCACAGATGGCTTTAAACCATTTAGCACAAGTAGGTATACCAAAAGGTATTACTGTTTATGTTGATTTAGAGGGAGTAGCAAGTGGCACATCAGCATCTGATATTATTGCGTATGCGAATACTTGGCATGATGTAATAGAACAAGCGGGATATATTCCTGGAATTTACGTTGGTGCAAATTCTTATCTGACTGGTAGCCAATTGTATAATTCTCTAAAATTCCAACATTATTGGAAATCTTTATCTATTGTACCTAATGTCGTAGTGCGTGGCTATGAAATGGTGCAGTTAAGACAAATTAACCAATTAGGAGTACTTATAGATGAAGATGTGGTATATGGGGACAATCTAGGTAATACACCTATATTTATATTTCCTAATATGCAGGAGGAGGTGATACCTGTGGTAGGACCGTTTCAGGACGTCCCAGAAAATCACTGGGCAGCTCAAGTAATACTAGATATGTATAATAGAGGTCTTTTATCTAAAAGCACAGCATTTAGACCAGACCAGCCTATTACACGAGCAGAAGCAGTAGCTCTCATTGATAGGGTATTAAAATATTTAGGTAAATAA
- a CDS encoding NAD(P)/FAD-dependent oxidoreductase yields MDIVIIGNSAAMVGAVEAIRKHDKTSNITVISDEKYHIYSRPLISYYLADTVTEEKMAYRSKDFYQKNNVKTILGTKAVSVDENKKTVILENGDLVKYDKLLIATGGKPFIPPIDGLDKKNIQTFIKLDEAKKLKSSIKPNSKAVIVGGGLIGFKAAEGLHALGADVTIVELADRILSTILDNESASIVTKRLLKDGIKIKVGTTIDKIVGEDYVKEVHLKNGEVLPTDILIFAIGVTPNTDVVKGTSIKINRGILVDRNMKTNVDDVYAAGDVAEGFDMLLNSNRVVPIWPNAYIQGETAGLNMIGIENTTNGIFPMNSIGYKDTYIITAGIINPPDESYDVMVKADLDKNTYKKIVLKENNIVGFILINDVDRAGIYTGLIREKIDVTPFRNHLLKDDFGYVNFPKDLRKSKMLGQEVQ; encoded by the coding sequence ATGGATATAGTAATAATCGGAAACTCCGCTGCAATGGTTGGGGCAGTGGAAGCAATTAGAAAGCACGACAAGACATCAAACATAACAGTTATTTCCGATGAAAAATATCATATTTATTCTAGACCGTTAATATCATACTACCTTGCAGATACTGTTACAGAAGAAAAAATGGCATATAGAAGTAAAGACTTTTATCAAAAAAATAATGTTAAAACGATACTTGGCACAAAAGCAGTATCTGTAGATGAGAACAAAAAGACAGTCATACTAGAAAATGGCGATTTAGTAAAATATGATAAATTATTAATAGCCACAGGCGGAAAGCCATTTATCCCACCTATTGACGGACTTGATAAGAAAAATATCCAGACCTTTATCAAACTTGATGAAGCAAAAAAATTAAAATCATCCATTAAACCTAATTCAAAAGCAGTAATAGTCGGAGGTGGATTGATAGGATTCAAAGCTGCAGAAGGACTTCATGCACTTGGTGCAGATGTGACAATAGTAGAACTGGCAGATAGAATATTAAGTACAATACTAGACAATGAATCCGCATCAATTGTTACAAAAAGATTACTAAAAGACGGCATCAAAATAAAAGTTGGCACTACAATTGATAAAATTGTCGGTGAAGATTATGTAAAAGAAGTGCATTTGAAAAATGGTGAAGTTTTGCCAACAGATATACTGATATTTGCCATAGGTGTAACTCCAAATACAGACGTTGTGAAGGGAACATCTATAAAAATCAATCGTGGCATATTGGTAGATAGAAATATGAAGACAAACGTTGACGATGTATACGCTGCAGGAGATGTTGCAGAAGGATTTGATATGCTTTTAAATTCAAATAGAGTTGTACCGATATGGCCTAATGCGTATATACAAGGAGAAACTGCTGGTTTAAATATGATCGGCATTGAAAATACAACAAACGGTATATTCCCCATGAATTCAATAGGATATAAGGATACTTACATCATAACAGCGGGAATTATAAATCCTCCTGATGAATCATATGATGTGATGGTAAAAGCAGATCTAGATAAAAATACTTACAAAAAGATCGTCCTTAAAGAAAATAACATCGTTGGATTCATATTGATAAATGATGTCGATAGAGCAGGAATATATACAGGCTTAATAAGAGAAAAAATTGACGTTACACCATTTAGAAATCATCTTTTAAAAGATGATTTTGGATACGTCAATTTCCCTAAGGACTTAAGAAAATCTAAAATGTTAGGCCAGGAGGTGCAATAA
- a CDS encoding phage holin — protein sequence MKDLIMTILTAGVQLVILVGLGYAIDFLKTKTSTENLQKYYNLIKTFVQAAEQQLGAGTGPQKKAAVVAMVQKVIGNKLTSDEIDKLIESAVFEINTVLKNEKIVKADTQTTTQQ from the coding sequence ATGAAAGATTTAATAATGACAATTTTAACAGCAGGAGTACAGCTTGTAATTTTAGTAGGTTTAGGTTATGCTATTGATTTCCTAAAAACAAAAACATCTACAGAAAATTTACAGAAATACTACAATCTTATAAAAACTTTTGTACAAGCAGCAGAACAACAATTAGGCGCTGGAACAGGTCCGCAAAAGAAAGCAGCGGTCGTTGCCATGGTACAAAAAGTTATAGGCAACAAATTGACGTCTGATGAGATAGATAAATTAATAGAATCGGCTGTATTTGAGATAAATACGGTATTGAAAAATGAAAAGATAGTTAAGGCAGACACACAAACAACTACCCAGCAATAA
- a CDS encoding YmfQ family protein, with the protein MISQRMMNYLPRYYLTSKVINSIIEAEGAEFDKLKAALDDILNQFFVDTATWGLEKWEDELGIKTQPDQSYNDRRAKIISKIRGSGICTIGLVKNVAESYDYGKVNVIEDIPNYTVIISFVDATGIPPVLNDIQNAIREILPAHLDIQYKFNYFVWDELDKKQWTWDQLDALNLTFDKLEVYK; encoded by the coding sequence GTGATAAGCCAGAGAATGATGAATTATCTGCCGAGATATTACCTAACTTCAAAGGTTATAAACTCTATTATAGAGGCTGAGGGTGCTGAATTTGATAAACTCAAAGCAGCACTTGACGATATTTTAAATCAGTTTTTTGTGGATACGGCCACGTGGGGACTTGAAAAGTGGGAAGATGAGCTTGGAATAAAAACTCAACCTGACCAATCATATAACGATAGGAGAGCTAAGATAATATCAAAAATAAGGGGATCTGGAATATGTACAATAGGACTTGTTAAAAATGTTGCTGAAAGTTATGACTACGGCAAAGTTAACGTTATAGAGGATATTCCGAACTATACAGTAATAATAAGCTTTGTTGATGCAACAGGTATTCCTCCTGTATTGAACGATATTCAAAACGCCATAAGAGAAATTCTTCCTGCTCATCTTGATATTCAATATAAGTTCAATTACTTTGTTTGGGACGAATTAGATAAAAAACAATGGACTTGGGATCAGCTTGATGCACTGAATTTGACTTTTGATAAATTGGAGGTGTATAAATAA
- a CDS encoding 4Fe-4S dicluster domain-containing protein: protein MKKVYAKEEVCVGCKLCEVYCITSHSKYKDVLKAYKLDSTRPAPRIIIEEERPISFSLQCRHCDDAPCVKACITGAMQKDPETGVVTCDTDKCVGCWTCVLVCSFGAIVRDLNNKIASKCDLCAETGEPACVKNCPNEALVFTEGGI from the coding sequence ATGAAGAAGGTATATGCAAAGGAAGAAGTTTGCGTCGGATGCAAACTTTGCGAAGTATACTGCATAACGTCTCATTCAAAATACAAAGATGTGCTAAAAGCGTACAAATTGGACAGCACACGTCCAGCACCAAGAATCATAATTGAAGAAGAACGTCCTATATCTTTTTCATTACAGTGCAGACACTGTGACGATGCTCCTTGTGTCAAAGCCTGCATAACAGGAGCTATGCAAAAAGATCCTGAAACAGGAGTTGTGACTTGCGATACAGATAAATGTGTGGGATGTTGGACATGCGTTCTTGTTTGCAGCTTTGGTGCAATAGTAAGGGATTTAAATAACAAAATTGCTTCAAAATGCGATCTTTGTGCGGAAACTGGCGAACCCGCCTGCGTAAAAAACTGTCCTAACGAAGCTCTTGTATTCACAGAAGGAGGTATTTAG